The following proteins are encoded in a genomic region of Neurospora crassa OR74A linkage group VI, whole genome shotgun sequence:
- a CDS encoding monooxygenase: MPFTSSYPKPPTGISILIVGAGFAGLTTAIECHRHGHSVIIYESFPTLKSLGDIISFGANGGRIFARWSDGAIAAKLRSLSIDLTQYGFRIHKYDTGEVVYHQPTPPQNPEAPVFNGHRGELHQVVFEYARDELGIEINLGRRVEGYFEDGEKAGVVLGDGERVTADIVIGADGVRSKARQLVLGFEDKPKSSGYAVWRAWYVAFSQPLSHHTLAKRSRFPNTDMIVDPRTSEFCSNGDTFNGWIGPDVHFLFSTIKNGSDCCWVLTHRDEHDIDESWSFPGKLEDVYKVLEGWDPICKAIVEKTPSLVDWKLVYRDPLPTWVSKHARILLVGDSAHPFLPTSAQGATQAMEDGVTIAVCLRRAGKEGVQAAVRTYQEIRYDRVRAVQKTGETTRDRWHKTDWEKVAKDPTSIAFPREDWIHQHDAEKHAEEVFDEIFKRFIGPEEDKNEPLLPREESVAVA; encoded by the exons ATGCCCTTCACGTCCTCATACCCCAAACCCCCCACAGGCATCTCCATTCTCATCGTCGGCGCCGGTTTCGCCGgcctcaccaccgccatcgAATGTCACCGGCACGGGCACTCCGTAATCATCTACGAATCCTTCCCCACCCTCAAGTCGCTCGGGGACATCATCTCCTTTGGCGCCAACGGCGGCCGCATCTTTGCGCGTTGGTCCGACGGGGCCATCGCCGCCAAATTGCGTTCCTTGTCTATCGACTTGACGCAGTACGGATTCAGGATCCATAAATACGATACGGGCGAGGTGGTCTACCACCAACCCACCCCGCCACAAAATCCGGAGGCGCCCGTGTTTAATGGCCATAGAGGGGAGTTGCACCAGGTGGTGTTTGAGTATGCGCGGGATGAATTGGGGATTGAGATCAacttggggaggagggtggaggGGTATTTTGAGGATGGGGAGAAGGCGGGGGTTGTGTTGGGGGATGGGGAGAGG GTAACAGCCGATATTGTCATTGGCGCTGATGGCGTCCGCTCGAAAGCACGCCAGTTGGTCCTTGGATTTGAAGATAAGCCCAAGAGCAGCGGGTATGCTGTTTGGCGAGCTTGGTATGTCGCATTTTCTCAGCCTTTGTCTCATCATACATTGGCTAAACGCAGCAGGTTCCCAAACACCGACATGATCGTCGACCCCCGAACCTCCGAGTTCTGCTCCAACGGCGACACCTTCAATGGCTGGATTGGCCCTGACGTGCACTTCCTCTTCAGCACCATCAAGAATGGCTCTGACTGCTGTTGGGTACTCACCCACCGCGACGAGCACGACATCGATGAGTCTTGGTCCTTTCCCGGCAAACTCGAAGACGTGTACAAAGTCCTCGAAGGGTGGGATCCCATCTGCAAAGCAATTGTAGAAAAAACACCCTCGCTGGTGGACTGGAAGTTGGTCTACCGTGATCCGCTGCCGACGTGGGTGAGCAAACATGCGAGGATTCTGCTGGTGGGAGACTCGGCGCATCCGTTTTTGCCGACGAGCGCGCAGGGGGCGACGCAGGCAATGGAGGATGGGGTTACTATTGCTGTTTGTTTGAGGAGGGCGGGAAAGGAGGGGGTGCAGGCTGCTGTTAGGACTTATCAGGAGATCAG ATACGACCGCGTGAGAGCTGTGCAAAAGACTGGAGAAACAACAAGGGATAGATGGCACAAGACTGATTGGGAAAAGGTTGCCAAAGACCCAACGAGCATTGCCTTTCCTCGTGAGGACTGGATTCATCAGCATGATGCTGAGAAGCACGCCGAGGAGGTATTTGATGAGATCTTCAAGAGGTTTATTGGcccggaggaggataagaacGAGCCGTTGCTTCCCAGAGAAGAATCGGTGGCAGTTGCGTGA
- a CDS encoding small nucleolar ribonucleoprotein complex subunit Utp14: protein MPGRQAHGRPLMPKSGGGGRPKHRVNNKTADRKSRNNVLDAFAIAAEQVPQKKAKGVRTRDLDEPEERPQKRQRDGDDEDDEDGDEDEEDLEDARPQKKKAKNSDDFEGFSDGGEDSDGEEWHVGVGADDEDSELDSDEAFGESDEEKFDGYAFSGSSSNKKGKKAKKGGNDSDEEEEDEDEDDDLESLGSDAIDLATALDQYESSEEEEGEEESGSEDDADSESSESEDSDDDMEDPSKLDDLQKMISGFAGDDNDDEEQSGSKPTNKLSLSDLGLLGVQDPHMKKSLKLMNKEEKAAKPGQSKKLDIPLAKRQQDKLLRSAAYEKTSETLERWIDTVKHNRRADHLVFPLAQNAHDAGLDSQELLPVTKATAGTELEQTILAIMEESGLGPTNKPKKEDQDNVEEIAARKGLSAAEMQEITRQKRRERELFSREQARQKRIKKIKSKAYRRIHRKELLHDEQEMHDAMVEAGEIDSEEEREALDRRRALERVGTRHRDSKWAKLGKKAGRAVWDDNFRAGLTEAARQKEELRRRIEGRRKGEEDSEDSGSDDYSAESGDEKKNKKRLLEQLEHAASYADGEVESGLMQMKFMQRGEAQKRKENDEMIAQIRRDLDSDYDSDDVEETDIGRRQFGMGKTEIILPGQQAAQKKKEKKNITNDMSNLQVTPQQAATTQVEDTSLAASVAGAWSKAPQEGRKSTKKAAKVSVGELDLSNAAMLASKPKPKSKDAAAAKDKKSSAPATTTHDDSSSDDEETIHLPLAIRDQELIKRAFAGEDVVGDFNREKAEVEKEDDDKEIDNTLPGWGGWVGEGISNREKKRHTGRFVTKVEGVKKEKRKDFKLKGVIIKEGRVKKNDQYLATSLPHPFESQAQYERSLRIPVGPEWTTKETFQDATKPRVILKQGIIAPMSKPVL from the exons ATGCCCGGCCGTCAAGCCCACGGCAGGCCTCTAATGCCCAAGTCGGGCGGCGGAGGGCGTCCCAAGCACAGAGTCAACAACAAGACTGCCGATAGGAAATCCAGAAACAACGTCCTCGACGCCTTCGCTATTGCCGCCGAACAAGTCCCCCAAAAGAAAGCCAAGGGCGTCCGCACACGAGACCTCGACGAGCCCGAAGAGCGCCCCCAGAAGAGACAACGAGatggcgacgacgaagacgatgaggacggagacgaggatgaggaagatctCGAGGACGCCAGGccacaaaagaagaaggccaaaaACAGCGACGATTTCGAAGGCTTCTCCGACGGTGGCGAGGACAGCGATGGCGAGGAGTGGCACGTTGGTGTAGGCGCTGATGACGAAGATTCCGAACTCGACTCTGATGAGGCCTTTGGTGAGAGCGACGAGGAAAAGTTCGATGGCTATGCCTTCAGCGGGAGCAGCTCCaacaagaagggcaagaaggcgaagaagggtGGAAACGAcagtgatgaggaggaagaggacgaagatgaggacgatgactTGGAGTCGCTCGGTTCCGACGCCATCGATCTCGCCACAGCACTGGATCAGTATGAAagcagcgaggaggaggagggcgaagagGAGTCAGGATCGGAAGACGACGCGGACAGCGAATCGAGCGAAAGCGAAGACAGTGACGACGATATGGAAGACCCTTCCAAGCTCGACGACCTCCAAAAGATGATCTCCGGGTTTGCGggcgacgacaacgacgacgaggagcaATCAGGCTCGAAACCAACAAACAAACTCAGTCTCTCAGatctcggcctccttggcGTCCAGGACCCCCACATGAAGAAGTCTCTCAAGCTCATGAacaaggaggaaaaggccgCCAAGCCTGGGCAATCCAAGAAGCTCGACATCCCCCTCGCAAAGAGGCAACAAGACAAGCTCCTCCGCTCCGCCGCCTACGAAAAGACCTCCGAGACGCTCGAGCGCTGGATCGACACAGTCAAGCACAACCGCCGTGCGGATCACCTGGTTTTCCCCCTCGCGCAAAATGCCCACGACGCCGGCCTCGACAGTCAAGAACTCCTTCCCGTGACCAAGGCCACGGCGGGTACCGAGCTCGAACAGACCATCTTGGCCATCATGGAGGAATCCGGCTTGGGACCCACTaacaagcccaagaaggaggaccaGGATAACGTCGAGGAGATTGCCGCTCGCAAGGGTCTCTCGGCCGCTGAGATGCAAGAAATCACCCGTCAGAAGCGCCGCGAGCGTGAGCTGTTCTCGCGCGAGCAGGCCCGCCAGAAGCGCATCAAGAAGATCAAGTCCAAGGCGTACCGTCGCATTCATCGCAAGGAGCTGCTCCACGACGAGCAGGAGATGCATGATGCCATGGTTGAGGCGGGAGAGATTGATTCAGAAGAGGAGCGCGAGGCTCTGGACAGGAGGCGAGCCCTCGAGCGCGTCGGTACTCGTCACCGGGACAGCAAGTGGGCCAAGCTCGGCAAGAAGGCCGGTCGCGCAGTGTGGGACGACAACTTCCGCGCTGGGTTGACAGAGGCTGCTCGccagaaggaggagctgcGCCGCCGGATCGAGGGACGCAgaaagggcgaggaggattcTGAAGACAGTGGTTCCGACGATTACTCTGCCGAGTCTGgcgatgagaagaagaacaagaaacgGTTGCTGGAACAGCTCGAGCACGCTGCTTCCTACGCGGATGGCGAGGTCGAGTCGGGGCTGATGCAGATGAAGTTCATGCAACGCGGCGAAGcccagaagaggaaggagaacgATGAGATGATTGCGCAGATTCGCCGAGACCTCGATTCCGACTACGACTCTGACGATGTCGAAGAGACGGACATCGGTCGGAGGCAGTTCGGTATGGGCAAGACGGAGATCATACTCCCCGGCCAGCAGGCTgctcagaagaagaaggagaagaagaacatcACAAACGACATGTCCAATCTCCAAGTAACACCACAACAAGCAGCCACCACCCAAGTCGAGGACACTTCCCTCGCCGCCTCCGTCGCCGGTGCCTGGTCCAAGGCTCCCCAAGAAGGTCGCAAGAGCACCAAAAAGGCCGCCAAGGTCTCCGTCGGCGAGTTGGACCTCTCCAACGCCGCCATGCTCGcctccaagcccaagcccaagtcCAAGGACGCCGCAGCagccaaggacaagaagtcCTCTGctcccgccaccaccacccacgaCGACTCCTCttccgacgacgaagaaACGATCCATCTCCCCCTCGCCATCCGCGATCAAGAACTCATCAAGCGTGCCTTTGCAGGCGAGGACGTCGTAGGCGACTTTAACCGCGAAAAGGCCGAAGtggagaaggaagacgacgacaaggagaTCGACAACACGCTTCCTGGCTGGGGCGGCTGGGTAGGCGAGGGCATCTCCAACcgcgagaagaagaggcacACAGGCCGGTTCGTCACCAAGGTGGAGGgcgtcaagaaggagaagaggaaggatttCAAGCTCAAGGGGGTGATTATCAAGGAGGGACGGGTTAAGAAG AACGACCAATACCTTGCCActtccctcccccacccCTTCGAAAGCCAAGCGCAGTACGAGCGCTCGCTCCGCATCCCCGTTGGTCCCGAGTGGACTACCAAGGAGACCTTCCAGGATGCTACCAAGCCCAGAGTCATTCTCAAGCAGGGCATCATTGCGCCCATGTCCAAGCCTGTTCTCTGA
- a CDS encoding cytochrome P450 98A3 has translation MLSDKLLDLFALHKTQEALADVNLYKLLVLALALVLTAIIIDYGYMLWLRSKMPTGPFPWPIIGNTFSLPENKPWIYFEELSKKYEKPLITFWIGRNPTIWINDAWCAHEILEKKAQIYASRPRMVVFGELGTGQKNLVTMRILNNNDRDRWRIHRKLMHLGVGIQSVRGYREIQNNESKVVALDYLREPKEYVKHLERYATSVVSVIAFGRRVASYDDPIITEVIALMQLAADLNVPGKRFPMLLETFPFLARFPRWLPFFRGTNYRSGGRGGGQKGGGGGHYFFHSLALEALAQYESKSPLAKASMPTPYIKTLMDASRQYSLPEAELSSLTGNLFGAGSDTSSSTLITFMLSCLAFPDAMHKAQAELDRVLGGPAGGRSPHWDDAPNLPYINAYVKEVLRWRSVAIIGGQPHSNTSPDYYKGYFIPPHSWVQGNVWAIHHHEREFPDPDRFYPDRYLPGNDHHRPFPGEKGYMTFGWGRRVCSGQALAEQGTWISVARLLWGFTIRKYRDPQTGKEEEVDIFAYTNGLNMRPQPFRCEIVPRSEEIREIIVREGEQALRDLKVLDGENRYRMSTFYQQKKREVAEMPEFDEKGNIRMVKVK, from the exons ATGCTGTCAGACAAGCTGCTAGATCTATTCGCCCTTCACAAAACGCAGGAAGCTCTGGCCGATGTCAACCTCTACAAGCTCTTGGTCTTGGCTCTCGCCTTAGTACTCACCGCAATCATCATCGACTATGGCTACATGCTATGGCTTCGCTCCAAGATGCCAACGGGCCCGTTCCCGTGGCCCATCATAGGCAACACCTTCTCCTTACCAGAGAACAAGCCGTGGATCTACTTTGAAGAGCTATCCAAGAAGTATGAGAAACCACTCATCACCTTCTGGATAGGCCG TAACCCAACAATCTGGATCAACGACGCCTGGTGCGCCCACGAAATCCTCGAAAAGAAAGCCCAAATCTACGCCTCCCGCCCACGCATGGTCGTCTTCGGCGAACTCGGCACCGGGCAAAAAAACCTCGTCACCATGCGTATCTTGAACAACAATGACCGCGACCGCTGGCGGATTCACCGCAAGTTGATGCACCTGGGCGTCGGCATCCAGTCCGTCCGGGGGTACCGAGAGATCCAGAACAACGAGAGCAAAGTCGTTGCGCTGGATTACTTGCGTGAGCCAAAGGAATATGTCAAGCATTTGGAGCGGTACGCGACCAGTGTTGTCAGTGTCATTGCTTTTGGGAGGAGGGTAGCGAGTTATGACGACCCGATCATCACGGAGGTTATTGCGTTGATGCAGTTAGCTGCTGATTTGAACGTGCCGGGGAAGAGGTTTCCCATGTTGCTTGAAACTTTTCCTT TCCTCGCCCGCTTCCCCCGCTGGCTCCCCTTCTTCCGCGGCACCAACTACCGCAGCggcggccgcggcggcggccaaaaaggcggaggtggtgggcaCTACTTCTTCCACTCTCTGGCCCTCGAAGCCCTCGCCCAATACGAATCCAAGTCCCCCCTCGCCAAAGCCTCCATGCCCACCCCCTACATCAAAACCCTCATGGACGCCTCCCGCCAATACTCCCTTCCCGAAGCCGAGCTCTCCTCCCTTACGGGTAACCTCTTCGGCGCCGGCTCCgacacctcctcctcaaccctcATCACCTTCATGCTCTCCTGCCTTGCCTTTCCCGACGCCATGCACAAAGCCCAAGCGGAACTCGACCGCGTCCTTGGTGGCCCCGCTGGGGGCCGTTCCCCGCACTGGGACGACGCGCCCAATTTACCCTACATCAACGCCTACGTGAAGGAAGTCCTCCGCTGGCGCTCCGTCGCCATCATCGGCGGCCAACCGCACTCGAATACCTCACCAGATTATTACAAAGGGTACTTCATCCCGCCGCATAGCTGGGTGCAGGGCAACGTGTGggccatccaccaccatgaGCGCGAGTTCCCGGACCCAGACAGGTTTTACCCGGATCGGTATTTGCCGGGGAATGATCACCACCGGCCGTTTCCGGGCGAAAAGGGGTACATGACGTTTGGATGGGGACGAAGGGTTTGTTCGGGGCAGGCGCTGGCGGAGCAGGGGACGTGGATCTCGGTGGCGAGACTGTTGTGGGGGTTTACGATTAGAAAGTATAGAGACCCGCAGacggggaaggaggaggaggtggatatCTTTGCGTATACGAATGGGTTGAATATGCGGCCGCAGCCGTTTCGGTGTGAGATTGTGCCGAGGAGTGAGGAGATTAGGGAGATAATTGTCAGAGAGGGGGAGCAGGCGTTGAGGGATCTAAAGGTGTTGGATGGGGAGAATCGGTATCGGATGAGCACGTTTTatcagcagaagaagagggaggtggCGGAGATGCCCGAGTTTGATGAGAAGGGGAATATCAGGATGGTGAAGGTGAAGTGA